A region of the Bradysia coprophila strain Holo2 unplaced genomic scaffold, BU_Bcop_v1 contig_232, whole genome shotgun sequence genome:
GTTCAATTAGCGgttgacttaaaatattcgtcaaagtcaccaaaatgatgaaatatttATAGATCTTTTCGCttggtgaaactgatgacggaaacgtgaggaatggtggggaaaagtgtgcaaactaattgaaaccaacttcacaatttcacatagtaatgaataagtgagtgcgtccaattctttgaaatgaatgtaaatgaactaaatacggggaattcccttagaagcaaagttggttgtcattagtttgcacacaaaaccgaaccgtcgatcgtcacgccagcggtcattCTAGTGATCTACCAatcatgcaaaaaaaaacaatattttcgctTGGTGTGATGGGTGTGAAGTGAGTTGCAGTTCTACCCAGGAGAAATAAAATGACGGCTGcaatcttaaaaattacatttttgcaaaaaCGCTTTAGTTTTGTGTGTACAACGCTTGTGTATACGTTTccggtgaaataaatttgtgcGAAAGCAATCACTTTTGAGGAACTTTTCGATAACACCTTTAGTGGGTCACATCCCtcatttagacatgaatttgttCTAATTTGTTCCTATTATTCTATTTCATTCACTCACGTTAACTTTTGTCGCTCAGTTAATCCTGTCAAAGTTAACTTCGCGGATATATTCTTCGCGGCCGATTTCGGTACATTTATAGAATGTTGCGCAACGATCATATTCAGTAGGTGAAAGGTGCCTAGATAAGGCCtcataagaagaagaaaatggcGTTTCTGTTCTTGGTGAGTAATCTGACATTTATGGTACTCCTGTTTATAAAGAGCCTTACTTAGTAAGTCACGACatagtaaagtaaaccagacCAATCCGTTCAGTAAAATTGTCTATTGACTCCCCCATCGGCTTAGAATGTTttgtaaactaaaaatgtTATATCAAGAAAAAAGAATCACTGACAGCCGCTTTCGTGTCCCATTGTCCTTACCTCTTCTTTTGTAACCTTGGTATGAATATATTTATATCAGGGAAAGTAACCCAATAATATAATGATTTATGCATTACCagtgaaattttgatgttttgaTGCACTAGTCCTTGTGTCGTTCACTGTCTAGGCcaaaaaatcaaacgaaaactttCAATGGGTTCAATTTACCTTGCATTCGGTCAATATGGTTTGATCATCTTAATGGCTTTAGTTATGAACAGCAATATTAGGAGCAATTTCAAAATCTCATCCAACCGGTTGGATCAAAGGATTGCAGTCTTATCTGTCTTTAGAATCATAATACCGATTTATGATCTTTCTTCTTAAGCCGTAAAAAATTGACAGAAGATGTGTGAACGTATAGTGTCATTGTTCgcgtgtcaaattctgtcaaattttattttcaggcTTTAGAAATGACAGTATTTATACATCTCAATGTCAGCACTTATATACACTGATAAGGAATTCCCTTATAACTTCTCCCCGTTCCTCGTCAAATCGTCCACTACTGTCTAGTTTCTAACTTTACCATATCGTGAGTAAATGATATTGACATTATTTAAACATATCATAACTTGAATACTTCAATACGTTGGTACGTCGCTAGTATATATTTAACACTCCAGTAAAGTGAGTGGATTTTTCACTTGATTTTtcctgcaattttttttttcttcttatttctaTAAACGTGATTCTGTTTCCACAGTGTGCATATCATTATGTGTGTTCTTGTGATGATGACACACAAAACAATGTCGTTAAACTATGTATGCATTCACTATGCAGCTTGCATAACAAAGTGCTTTTTTCGACAAGAAAAAAACGGgaagaattattttaaaaCTTGCATGCATTATGTTTGTGTATGAAAAAGTATATACACCGTCGATGTCAGCATAAAGTTATAACACAAAAAGTGTGTGTCTTACTTATTCCTGTCAAGTTCATTTTCAGTtgtcgttgtttttttttgtgtaatatttaaatttgcaTACGGGAGAGAAAGAGTTTTATTCTATACTTGTCGGAGTCTGCattaaataaacagaaaacaaattttgagctTTTTTAACGGGAATTTTTTTCGCTTGggttttttcatttccattttttttcttcctttgtGTAGAGAGAAAACAATTATATTGTGCATGGGACTGGGACTGAGCGTAGATATTgttaaagtgaaaaaaaaacgtttttttttgttagaagtaattttttctttaattatttCTAGGTACCTAACCAACAAGAATGTTTAATGAGTAAACTTGTGAAACTGAACATAGCCAAAATTAAATGGGAGACATTCTCTCGAgctcttaaaaaaataattgaacgaaacaaaaaatcaaattaaatttatcaaattaccGTACGAGTATATTAAAATGTGTACCATCAACCTAGAcactagattttcatttaaattaattaccGCCAATAAAAAGGCGTGTAAATAAGATCATCAGTTTTACTATATCCGAATGGTAACACCTTGTATGAAGTAGAACTTCGCATAACTATTCTACTTCATACAACATAATACCGCATCCTAAACTAAAGCTAAAATAATTCTTATTTAATCACCTAAGTGAACTGGTCCATCActcaaactttaaaaaaaatgttaacctAAAGCGTAAAGCTACGTCGCTTTAATGGCAACAACTTTCCGCCACGTCAATCGTTCTCTGCCGAATCCATCCAAAGATAAAATATCCCACTGTTGCACCCAAAATGACTGCCAAAACGAGCCACACATTGTATGTCATGACAATTAACATTAGTGCGTACGATACAGTCACCTGTATCATATGCATAAGTGTTTGGATCAGATGTGCTTTCTGGGTCAACAGTTGCCTATGGAAAACCGATTTTATTAGCGAGATGGAATTTACACACACAGAAACTATTGAATGCGGACGGGCTGTGTATATACCTAATTGTTTTCCGCGGTGGTGCCATGTCCTTTGGATTCGAACATGTAATTTGTTGTTGTGCCTGGTAGTCATTGTACAGTTTCTCTCGCCAGAATCTTAATCCCTCGTAGGCGattgaaatgacaaaaatgacaAGAAAAGCCACAGCGAATTCTTCTCCCTTTGTCACTTTGATGCCCTTGAATAAGATTGACTCACAGTTGCCGGTGTGGAACTGAAGATTtaacttttaaaatatttctgcttcaattgtttcaaattgcaaaaaaCGTTACCGTCATAATCATTGGACATGATTCGCTGTCTCCTTCGTCTCCATGGTCACCGTGTTGGCGTATGATGTAATCCATTCTGTGTTGCTCACttaattttcagtgaaacgcTACACTATTCAAATGAAGAAATCGAACTGGTGCAATGAAATCTTTTCGTGCTTTTATAAGTCAATCTACCAGCCATATCTTCGTCAATAACTTGATATCGTTTCAGATgataaaaaatgtggaaaaaaaattatggggGACCATAAGAACTGATAAACTCTGATAAGCTGCGTTGATTATGAGATGAgatgaaaaatgtgttaagTAATTAGCAGAGACTATGAACAATGGACACgttaattcgatttttttttaaaataccTCGGCGAGTCTCTGAATTTAGAAATTAGAGAAGACCTTAACTCGGCTATGGCGCGCCGTTCCTGccttttatgtttttcttaGAGGAATTCTAACAACAGCCTGTGACATTGTCACTTGCATTTAAAGTAAACTGTAATAAACACATTCTCATGGCAGGTTCACCAGCCATTGTAGAAGACGAACAAAAAGTTAAATCTAAACTGAAAGACAAACGAATCTGATTGGACCGGACCTGATATTCGGAGTTCAGGTAACGTTCTAGGGCTTCCAAAAACGCTGGTCAGGTCATGAACCTGGTCACAGTTTATCAAGCTAATCTAAGTTGTAAGTCATTTCAATCTTACGAATCCTACAGACCTTACGAGTCTAATATTCACGGGAATCGTGCGTGACTGATAATAATAGGAAAACGTAGGACTAATAAAAATCGCCCAGCGTGCACTTCTCATGACTCACATTTGTAACAAATCATGGAAATTCAAGCAAATACGACCGAAATTTCCCATAAATTGTCCGATGTAGAAGTAGACTCGATCATTAACAGCTAATCTTTACAGCAAAACAATATTTCGGAAACAATGTGAGAGACCAGTTTATTGGTGCCGTCTGCAATTTGCACTCGAACATGGCAACATAGTTTGATTCTCTCTTACATTAGACATTGGATTCGTGtgcaaaacacttttttttaaatactcaCTCCCAACTCATGTCACACTCTAATCTTACCTTTCATATTCAATTGGCTGGTGTATTGTTGTGGTCAACTTATCGACATGTTATTTTTCGTCTTGCCATTCAACCATTTATCAGTTCGTATAATCGTTGagtggaaattaaataaatggcGATAAACGTGGAAAGTATCGCTGCTATCACAAACAATTGAAGTGGATTAAAGTGGATTGCCGTCACAATTGTATAGATTTGTTGTGTTTATTGTATTGATGCAATTGGTGTTTAAAATTAGACTGAGGTCATAGAAATAATGCATGTAAGCTGTTGGTGAAATGTACTGAGTTCCAAAAGCATTGTAGTCTTGGAACAACTttcattcacaaatattccacATTCCACTTTTTGTGGAATCTAAGAACGATGGCTTCCTTgaaaatgacacaaaaaatatttatgaccTCTGTCCGTCGCCACAGAACAATTCTCTGCAGATTTTCCATTTCTACTTTATAATACGAGTTTTACTTACTCCGCGTATTGGTTCAGCAAAGCgattttaactttcaaattaCGTTTCAGATATTTGCTAAAGACAAACTTCATTCAAACAACCAACTGCTCTGTCGCCCTATTCTGCCCTATTCTTAATCTGCATTTTTATTCACCATCATTTCCCGTCATGGactataaaaacaaattcagaaagaaaatcctttttttctctgttttctttttaaaatttaaaagggTGGATGAATTACAACGTAAATTGCTAATTGCAATGGCGGTTTAAATACTTTATTGagtaaaagtttgaaaaaaaaaaatattgtcggTTGGGGagagtaaatttcattgaaaaagtgCCAGTCGTttagttttaaattgtggCTTAAAGTCTCTGGAATTGTTATTGCAGGTATATGAACAATGATTTCGTCTTTTCCCCTTTGTGGTGAGAGCAAACTGAAATAATCaacaaaatagatttttgaaaCAGATACACGATAACAATGGGATATATCTGTACAGTACAGTGACTtcactttgaatttttagGACAGCGTAAAATGTAGACATACCGTTTATATAACTACGTCTTCAGTAATATCCGGCATACCTGAAGtgcatttcaaattgaaatgtcaactcAACAGTGAAAACGTATTGGCTCAGAGTTTTATCTGTCTTGTCAGTTtcacattattttcatttacgtCTGTAATACACCGGTCCTGTATTGAATGTCGGTCGGTATATGTATTTCGTATACATTCAGTCACTCACTCATTCATCAATAAATTAGCTTCTCCATTCATTTGCCTATGTATCGATCTATTCATCAATCCGCTTTATAAGCGGCGCCTATTCATTCATTCCTCCATATATACCAGCTGAGTCAGGGCCTATTACCTGGTAGTTCTATTTAATCCgaaattttcctgaaatttactgaaaaatgTCTTCAGTAAACtttggcaaatttttgaaagatttcCGTAATTTTGAGCCCATATGGCCAGTGCGGGCctcgtaaaattaaaatgtgtgGCCCGTTTCGATGGAATAAATTGATATTGGCTCGTTCGGTTCGTGTTTTTTtatgtaggtggaagcacAAGGTTTCGGggggttttgaaattaattttcgctaTGTTGctcacattgcaatgtcaaaTATGTCTAAGGTCGTTTAATTTGTGCTAGGTGAAGTCCTTTTTCACTAAgcaatcagcgtaaccttcgtaaataaaaaatcttgaatttgtcaacaatGTGTGGCAacatgtaaaaaacaaaaatcgaaaccCCCTCAAAACCGGTGGCGATCCACTTGTCAACGgacaaaacataaacaaattacATCCCCTATGAAGTATTGATCCTGATGAGAAATCACACAAGAAAAGTCGTTCCTTTGCTTGGAAATAAATGATCGTTTTATTGTAAGCAACTTGTTCGTTTGAGTTCCAACACAAAAAGAGAAAGGACACAATGCTACGACGAGTTAATGTGATAACAATGCATTGACAGTGTTGTCGTCATTATAATTATGGATAAACGATGCAGTGTTAGCTACGTGTAAAGAATTGCATTCCAACACCACCTCTCAATTATTTAATTCACTTATTCctttaaatcaaaacaaaaaccctTGGTTTTGTTCTGTCCAACCTGACGCTGTGTTTCGTTCCACCAACTTTGCTTGATCTACCGCCTTCCCGTCTTGTTTATCTTTCCATGCAATGTATCTCGGACAATAACTTTTAAAATGCCCAGACTCATCGCAAAAGAAGCAAAATGATTCTGTGCCTCTGACGTTCATAATTGAATCGTTGCTACTGGCGTTTTCGAGATTTCCGTTTAAATAATTGCATTCCAACATGAAGTACAATGAAACTACCAGGGACTGCTTTTGGGAGagcattttcataaattttcccgaattcagtaaaatctaggaaaatatgggaaaatttaagaaattatggggaaatgttttcttaaaaatattccCTGGAAACTGCCCTAATTGACATAGATTTGCCTCTcccattttcaattcaaaaatcacTTCCATCCACTTAACGTTTTGATGAATAAGTTAAACTGCCAaaacaattcaataaattccCGATAAACTTAGCTCTTCCACCCTAATACTTAAACTTAATTTGCAGCGCCATTTATTATTCCTGGGCGATAAATGCTCTCTGTGTACGATAATCGGTGTTATACCATTATGACCATTGTAAGGTCGTATACACTCCAGCAATCCTTTCAAACAATTACTGAGGACGGGTTATATGTACACACATAGAAAACGGTGGAGAACGCTTTGAAGATAAAAGCGCA
Encoded here:
- the LOC119076546 gene encoding high affinity copper uptake protein 1-like; translated protein: MDYIIRQHGDHGDEGDSESCPMIMTFHTGNCESILFKGIKVTKGEEFAVAFLVIFVISIAYEGLRFWREKLYNDYQAQQQITCSNPKDMAPPRKTIRQLLTQKAHLIQTLMHMIQVTVSYALMLIVMTYNVWLVLAVILGATVGYFIFGWIRQRTIDVAESCCH